The Streptomyces achromogenes genome window below encodes:
- a CDS encoding alpha/beta hydrolase yields the protein MPIPSRPRAAVVTATAVLLAPLVAGCAQDARPGDLTEQKLSWKNCPAPSQSEGGGSAPSPLPDGDPWQCATMKTPLDWDDPGGDTIDLALVRARTSGDRSRRIGSLIFNFGGPGGSGVSALPAFGDEYATLRTRYDLVSFDPRGVGRSAGVRCENDQQLDAYFQQDATPDDATERTSLLDNTRKFNAACEKNSKKMLPQVRTTDAARDMDLMRQVLGDDRLHYFGISYGTELGGVYAHLFPKKVGRAVFDAVVDPTQTSEQGSLGQARGFQRALDNFAKDCTSKTRDCPVGDTAQDVEARIADLLERLDSKPIPGIFPRVLTQSAATNGIAQALYSKDFWEYLTEGLEQAYDGDGQILMLLSDLMNGRSENGEYSNVAAANVSINCADDKPRYSTAYVQKKLPEFRAVSALFGDFMAWSMVGCTDWAVPGAADHPDVSAPGSAPILVVGNTGDPATPYEGARKMADALGRGVGVELTYKGQGHGAYGGKSPCVRRAVDGYLLNGRTPADGTVCS from the coding sequence ATGCCGATCCCCTCCCGCCCGCGTGCCGCCGTCGTGACCGCCACCGCTGTGCTGCTCGCCCCGCTGGTGGCGGGCTGTGCGCAGGACGCACGGCCCGGGGATCTGACGGAACAGAAGCTGAGCTGGAAGAACTGTCCCGCCCCGTCCCAGTCGGAGGGCGGCGGCAGCGCACCGTCTCCGCTGCCGGACGGCGACCCGTGGCAGTGCGCCACGATGAAGACGCCGCTCGACTGGGACGACCCCGGGGGCGACACGATCGACCTCGCGCTGGTCCGGGCCCGGACGAGCGGCGACCGGAGCCGGCGCATCGGATCGCTGATCTTCAACTTCGGCGGCCCCGGCGGCTCGGGCGTCTCGGCCCTGCCCGCGTTCGGCGACGAGTACGCGACCCTGCGCACCCGGTACGACCTGGTCAGCTTCGACCCGCGGGGGGTGGGCCGCAGCGCCGGTGTGCGGTGCGAGAACGATCAGCAGCTCGACGCGTACTTCCAGCAGGACGCCACCCCCGACGACGCCACGGAACGCACCTCACTGCTGGACAACACCCGGAAGTTCAACGCGGCCTGCGAGAAGAACTCGAAGAAGATGCTGCCGCAGGTGCGGACCACGGACGCGGCCCGCGACATGGACCTGATGCGCCAGGTGCTCGGCGACGACCGGCTGCACTACTTCGGCATCTCCTACGGCACCGAACTGGGGGGCGTGTACGCCCATCTGTTCCCGAAGAAGGTGGGACGGGCCGTCTTCGACGCGGTCGTCGACCCGACCCAGACGTCCGAGCAGGGCTCGCTCGGCCAGGCCAGGGGTTTTCAGCGCGCGCTCGACAACTTCGCGAAGGACTGCACGTCGAAGACACGGGACTGTCCCGTCGGGGACACCGCGCAGGACGTCGAGGCCCGTATCGCCGATCTGCTCGAGCGCCTCGACTCCAAGCCCATCCCGGGGATCTTCCCGCGCGTCCTGACCCAGAGCGCCGCGACCAACGGCATCGCGCAGGCGCTGTACTCGAAGGACTTCTGGGAGTACCTCACCGAGGGCCTGGAGCAGGCCTACGACGGCGACGGCCAGATTCTGATGCTGCTGTCCGACCTGATGAACGGCCGTAGCGAGAACGGCGAGTACAGCAACGTCGCGGCCGCCAACGTCTCCATCAACTGCGCCGACGATAAGCCGCGTTACTCGACCGCCTACGTGCAGAAGAAGCTGCCGGAGTTCCGGGCGGTCTCCGCGCTGTTCGGCGACTTCATGGCCTGGTCGATGGTCGGCTGTACCGACTGGGCCGTGCCCGGGGCCGCCGACCACCCGGACGTGAGCGCCCCCGGGTCCGCGCCGATCCTCGTCGTGGGCAACACCGGCGACCCGGCGACCCCGTACGAAGGGGCGCGGAAGATGGCGGACGCGCTGGGCCGGGGCGTCGGGGTCGAGCTGACGTACAAGGGACAGGGCCACGGCGCCTACGGCGGCAAGAGCCCGTGTGTGCGGCGGGCGGTGGACGGCTACCTGCTGAACGGCAGGACGCCGGCCGACGGCACCGTCTGTTCCTGA
- a CDS encoding lysylphosphatidylglycerol synthase transmembrane domain-containing protein, with protein sequence MKQQGVHTEDARGASAAASRPDVPDELREEVHIDEVEGDEPLLPARVHRPSDLMRLMIGVLAVIVLLGIAAFAHGTTSGLEQDINKGTGQAPDLLIKIAGLASSIAILLVPVAFAIERLIKRDGLRIADGVLAAVLAHGVTLATDLWVAKAAPGSIQEALTQPSPGDIHALTDPVHGYLAPVIAYMTAVGMSRRPRWRSVLWIVLLLDAFSMLVTGYTTPFSIILTVLIGWTVAYGTLYAVGSPNVRPTGRTLMAGLRHVGFRPVSAAREETPDAAEGDRGRRYFVTLEDGPPLDVTVVDREQQAQGFFYRAWRNLALRGFATRSSLQSLRQALEQEALLAYAAIAAGANAPKLIATSELGPDAVILVYEHTGGRTLDSLADEEITDDLLRNTWHQVRALQSRRIAHRRLAGDAILVDRSGTVILTDLRGGEIAAGDLLLRMDVAQLVTTLGLRVGAERAVASAVGVLGPDAVADCLPMLQPIALSRSTRATLRRLARERAQREREAVLEASQQAKQARAEAAEADTEAAVAEKPGKKAVRAEARAEKRAIDEALEGAREEDLLTQIRHEVLLIRPQAPVEPARLERVRPRTLMSFIAGAIGAYFLLTQLTHIEFGPLIANAEWGWVAAAVLFSAVSYVAAAMSLLGFVPERVPFPRTVAAQVAGSFVKIVAPAAVGGVALNTRFLQRAGVRPGLAVASVGASQLFGLGCHILMLLSFGYLTGTEKTPSLSPSRTVIAGLLTVAVLVLVVTSVPFLRKFVSTRVRSLFAGVVPRMLDVLQRPQKLVTGIGGMLLLTACFVMCLDASIRAFGDESTSLSIASVAVVFLAGNALGSAAPTPGGVGAVEATLTVGLIAVGLPKEVAAPAVLLFRLLTLWLPVLPGWLAFNHLTRKGAL encoded by the coding sequence ATGAAGCAGCAGGGCGTGCACACAGAGGACGCGCGGGGCGCCTCTGCCGCCGCGTCGCGCCCGGACGTCCCCGACGAGCTGCGGGAGGAGGTGCACATCGACGAGGTCGAGGGTGACGAACCCCTGCTCCCCGCGCGCGTGCACCGCCCTTCCGACCTGATGCGGCTGATGATCGGCGTGCTCGCCGTCATCGTGCTCCTGGGCATCGCCGCGTTCGCCCACGGAACCACGTCGGGCCTCGAGCAGGACATCAACAAGGGCACCGGACAGGCGCCCGACCTGCTCATCAAGATCGCCGGCCTGGCATCCAGCATCGCGATCCTGCTGGTCCCGGTCGCGTTCGCGATCGAGCGTCTGATCAAGCGGGACGGGCTGCGCATCGCCGACGGCGTGCTCGCCGCCGTCCTCGCGCACGGTGTGACGCTCGCCACCGACCTGTGGGTCGCGAAGGCCGCTCCGGGCTCCATCCAGGAGGCGCTGACCCAGCCCTCCCCCGGTGACATCCACGCCCTGACCGACCCGGTGCACGGTTATCTCGCGCCCGTCATCGCGTACATGACGGCCGTCGGCATGTCGCGCCGCCCGCGCTGGCGCTCGGTGCTGTGGATCGTGCTGCTCCTCGACGCCTTCTCGATGCTCGTCACCGGCTACACGACACCGTTCTCGATCATTCTGACGGTGCTGATCGGCTGGACGGTCGCGTACGGCACCCTGTACGCGGTCGGATCACCGAACGTGCGGCCCACCGGACGGACGCTCATGGCGGGTCTGCGGCACGTCGGGTTCCGCCCGGTGAGCGCCGCCCGCGAGGAGACGCCGGACGCGGCCGAGGGCGACCGGGGCAGACGCTACTTCGTCACCCTGGAGGACGGACCGCCGCTGGACGTGACCGTCGTCGACCGGGAGCAGCAGGCGCAGGGCTTCTTCTACCGCGCGTGGCGCAACCTGGCCCTGCGCGGCTTCGCCACCCGCAGCAGTCTGCAGTCGCTGCGCCAGGCTCTGGAGCAGGAGGCGCTGCTCGCCTACGCGGCCATCGCGGCCGGCGCCAACGCGCCGAAGCTGATCGCGACCTCCGAGCTGGGCCCCGACGCGGTGATCCTCGTCTACGAGCACACCGGCGGCCGCACCCTCGACTCGCTTGCGGACGAGGAGATCACCGACGACCTGCTGCGCAACACCTGGCACCAGGTGCGGGCCCTGCAGTCACGCCGCATCGCGCACCGCCGGCTCGCCGGTGACGCGATTCTGGTGGATCGTTCCGGCACGGTGATCCTCACCGATCTGCGCGGCGGCGAGATCGCGGCCGGCGACCTGCTGCTGCGCATGGACGTCGCCCAGCTGGTGACGACACTGGGCCTGCGGGTGGGCGCCGAGCGCGCGGTGGCCTCCGCGGTGGGCGTGCTGGGGCCGGACGCGGTCGCGGACTGTCTGCCGATGCTCCAGCCCATCGCCCTGTCGCGCTCCACGCGCGCGACGCTGCGCCGTCTCGCCCGCGAGCGCGCGCAACGCGAGCGGGAAGCGGTTCTCGAAGCCTCCCAGCAGGCCAAGCAGGCCCGCGCGGAGGCCGCCGAGGCCGACACCGAGGCCGCCGTCGCGGAGAAGCCCGGCAAGAAGGCCGTGCGCGCGGAGGCCCGGGCCGAGAAGCGGGCCATCGACGAGGCGCTGGAGGGGGCGCGCGAGGAGGACCTGCTGACGCAGATCCGCCATGAGGTGCTGCTGATCCGCCCCCAGGCGCCGGTCGAGCCCGCCCGGCTGGAACGGGTGCGGCCGCGCACCCTGATGAGCTTCATCGCCGGCGCCATCGGCGCGTACTTCCTGCTGACCCAGCTCACCCACATCGAGTTCGGCCCGCTGATCGCCAACGCCGAATGGGGCTGGGTCGCCGCGGCCGTGCTGTTCTCGGCGGTGAGCTACGTCGCCGCCGCGATGAGCCTGCTGGGGTTCGTGCCGGAGCGGGTGCCGTTCCCGCGGACCGTGGCCGCGCAGGTCGCCGGGTCCTTCGTGAAGATCGTCGCGCCGGCCGCCGTCGGCGGCGTCGCCCTCAACACACGCTTCCTGCAGCGCGCGGGTGTCCGGCCAGGACTCGCGGTGGCCAGCGTCGGCGCCTCGCAGCTCTTCGGGCTCGGCTGCCACATCCTGATGCTGCTGTCCTTCGGCTATCTGACCGGCACCGAGAAGACGCCGTCGCTGTCGCCGTCCCGCACGGTCATCGCGGGTCTGCTCACGGTCGCGGTGCTCGTGCTCGTGGTGACCTCGGTGCCCTTCCTGCGCAAGTTCGTCTCCACGCGCGTGCGGTCGCTGTTCGCGGGCGTCGTGCCGCGCATGCTGGACGTGCTGCAGCGGCCGCAGAAGCTGGTCACCGGCATCGGCGGCATGCTGCTGCTCACGGCCTGCTTCGTGATGTGCCTGGACGCCTCGATCCGTGCGTTCGGCGACGAGTCGACCTCGCTCAGCATCGCGAGCGTCGCCGTCGTCTTCCTCGCCGGCAACGCGCTCGGCTCCGCGGCGCCGACGCCGGGCGGAGTCGGCGCGGTCGAGGCGACCCTGACCGTCGGCCTGATCGCGGTGGGTCTGCCCAAGGAGGTCGCCGCGCCCGCGGTGCTGCTCTTCCGGCTGCTGACCCTGTGGCTGCCGGTGCTGCCCGGCTGGCTGGCCTTCAACCATCTGACCCGCAAGGGCGCCCTCTAG
- a CDS encoding MGMT family protein, with product MSEQSLPDDARAEYTRALPEYAERVLEVAELIPPGRVMTYGDVAEWLEEGGPRQVGRMMALYGGAVPWWRVVRADGALLPGHELRALERYRTEGTPLKAASRAAEGHVPRLDMRRARWDGGERAAGHT from the coding sequence ATGAGCGAGCAGAGCCTTCCGGACGACGCCCGCGCGGAGTACACGCGGGCGCTGCCGGAGTACGCCGAGCGGGTCCTCGAGGTCGCGGAGCTGATCCCGCCCGGCCGGGTCATGACGTACGGGGACGTCGCCGAGTGGCTGGAGGAGGGCGGTCCGAGACAGGTCGGCCGGATGATGGCGCTCTACGGCGGCGCCGTCCCGTGGTGGCGTGTCGTGCGCGCGGACGGGGCGCTGCTCCCGGGACACGAGCTGCGGGCGCTCGAGCGCTACCGCACCGAGGGCACTCCGCTGAAGGCGGCGAGCAGGGCCGCGGAAGGACACGTCCCGCGTCTCGACATGAGACGGGCGAGATGGGACGGCGGCGAACGCGCTGCGGGTCACACCTGA
- a CDS encoding ATP-dependent helicase, with product MSTSSSTRRLSPHQGRQGNRGAYRLVRTPAARVDPPRLDAAQRSVVDHGPGPLLVLAGPGTGKTTTLVESVAARIARGGDPGRILVLTFSRKAAVELRDRMARRMGAARAPQATTFHSYCYALVRAHQDVDLFVEPLRLLSGPEQDVAVRELLAGQLDLQRLGLAHVRWPDELRACLTTRGFADEVRAVLARSRELGLDPTSLDAFAHRIGRPDWRAAAAFLAEYLDVLDLHGVIDYAELVHRAVLLAHRTEVAERLAASYDAVFVDEYQDTDPAQVRLLHALAGGGRTLVAFGDPDQSIYTFRGADVNGILEFPYAFPRPDGRPAPVEVLRTSRRSGAALLDATRLLTQRMPLTRLPSEKVRAHRDLTAARAGGRVEVYTYPTPGTELDNIADILRRAHLEDGVPWGEMAVLVRAGSRTIPTVRRALTSAGVPLDIDGDDLPLRHEPAVAPLLAALRAVATAEASATATPDDARGAATGAGGSGDAGQAPGWLDTETALTLLASPLAGMDAADLRRLGRALREEERTAGNPLPPPSDELLARALAEPERLVAHDPTYARGAQRLGALLATARARLAGGGTTEEALWDLWDGTPWPTRLERAARRGGAAGRNADRDLDAVCALFATAARAEERTGGRGALNFLAEIEAEDIAADTLARRAVRPDAVRLMTAHRAKGLEWSLVVVAGVQEGLWPDLRRRGSLLEADRIGRDGLAEPLTPGALLAEERRLFYVAATRARDRLVVTAVKAPADDGDQPSRFLTELGVEPKDVTGRPRRPLSVAALVAELRATTVDPRVSAPLREAAARRLARLAALADEEGRPLAPAAHPYRWWGMFEPTESKVPLRDREQPVVLSGSALDQLANTCALQWFLGREVKADAPATAAQGFGNVVHVLADEVASGHTPADLEVLMERLDSVWNALAFDAPWKSTQEKAHARVALERFLQWHVTDRMGRTPVASEHDFDVTLEAGDYEVRIRGQMDRVEADGDGRAYVVDFKTGKQTPTAREVQRHPQLAVYQLAVREGAVDDAFDGVRPEPGGAELVQLRQGAARRDGGEALPKVQAQEPLEGEWVGELLATAAGKVLDERFTPTAGQQCTHCAFRASCSARPEGRHVVE from the coding sequence GTGAGCACATCTTCCTCCACCAGGCGCCTGTCGCCCCACCAGGGGCGACAGGGGAACCGTGGCGCTTACCGACTGGTGCGTACCCCGGCCGCCCGGGTGGATCCCCCTCGTCTGGACGCCGCACAGCGCTCGGTGGTTGACCACGGCCCCGGCCCGCTGCTCGTCCTCGCGGGCCCGGGCACCGGGAAGACCACCACGCTCGTCGAGTCCGTGGCGGCCCGCATCGCCCGCGGCGGCGACCCCGGGCGCATCCTCGTCCTCACGTTCAGCCGCAAGGCGGCCGTCGAGCTGCGCGACCGGATGGCGCGGCGCATGGGCGCCGCCCGCGCGCCCCAGGCGACCACCTTCCACTCGTACTGCTACGCCCTGGTCCGCGCCCACCAGGACGTCGACCTGTTCGTGGAGCCGCTGCGGCTGCTGTCCGGTCCCGAACAGGACGTGGCCGTGCGCGAGCTGCTCGCCGGCCAGCTCGACCTGCAACGGCTCGGCCTCGCCCATGTGCGCTGGCCGGACGAACTGCGCGCCTGCCTCACCACCCGCGGCTTCGCCGACGAGGTCCGCGCGGTGCTGGCCCGCAGTCGCGAACTCGGCCTGGACCCCACGTCCCTGGACGCGTTCGCCCACCGCATCGGCCGCCCCGACTGGCGGGCCGCGGCCGCCTTCCTGGCCGAGTACCTCGACGTGCTCGACCTGCACGGAGTGATCGACTACGCCGAACTCGTCCACCGCGCGGTGCTCCTCGCCCACCGCACCGAGGTCGCCGAACGGCTGGCCGCGAGTTACGACGCCGTGTTCGTCGACGAGTACCAGGACACCGACCCGGCTCAGGTCCGCCTGCTGCACGCCCTGGCCGGCGGCGGCCGCACCCTGGTCGCCTTCGGTGACCCCGACCAGTCGATCTACACCTTCCGGGGCGCCGACGTGAACGGCATCCTGGAGTTCCCGTACGCCTTCCCCCGCCCCGACGGCCGTCCCGCCCCCGTCGAGGTGCTGCGCACCTCCCGGCGCTCCGGCGCGGCCCTGCTGGACGCCACCCGGCTGCTGACGCAGCGGATGCCCCTGACCCGGCTGCCGTCGGAGAAGGTCCGCGCGCACCGCGACCTGACCGCCGCACGCGCCGGCGGCCGCGTCGAGGTCTACACGTATCCGACGCCCGGCACCGAACTGGACAACATCGCCGACATCCTGCGCCGCGCCCACCTGGAGGACGGCGTGCCCTGGGGCGAGATGGCCGTCCTGGTGCGCGCCGGATCGCGCACGATCCCGACGGTCCGCCGCGCCCTCACCTCCGCCGGCGTCCCCCTCGACATCGACGGCGACGATCTCCCCCTGCGCCACGAGCCCGCGGTGGCGCCCCTGCTGGCGGCCCTGCGCGCGGTGGCCACGGCGGAGGCGTCCGCGACGGCGACCCCCGACGACGCGCGCGGCGCGGCGACCGGAGCCGGGGGGTCCGGCGATGCCGGGCAGGCGCCCGGTTGGCTCGACACCGAAACCGCGCTCACCCTGCTGGCCTCACCCCTCGCCGGCATGGACGCGGCCGATCTGCGCCGCCTCGGCCGGGCCCTGCGCGAGGAGGAACGGACCGCGGGCAACCCGCTGCCGCCGCCCTCCGACGAACTGCTCGCGCGCGCCCTGGCCGAGCCCGAGCGCCTCGTCGCCCACGACCCGACGTACGCGCGCGGCGCCCAGCGCCTCGGCGCGCTGCTGGCCACGGCCCGCGCACGCCTCGCGGGCGGCGGCACGACCGAGGAGGCGCTGTGGGACCTCTGGGACGGCACCCCCTGGCCCACGCGCCTGGAACGGGCCGCCCGGCGCGGCGGCGCGGCGGGCCGCAACGCCGACCGCGACCTGGACGCGGTGTGCGCGCTGTTCGCCACCGCCGCGCGCGCGGAGGAACGCACCGGCGGACGGGGCGCGCTGAACTTCCTGGCCGAGATCGAGGCCGAGGACATCGCCGCCGACACCCTCGCCCGCCGTGCCGTGCGCCCCGACGCCGTACGCCTGATGACCGCCCACCGCGCCAAGGGTTTGGAATGGAGTCTGGTCGTCGTGGCCGGCGTCCAGGAAGGCCTGTGGCCGGACCTGAGGCGCCGCGGCTCCCTCCTGGAGGCCGACCGCATCGGACGCGACGGACTTGCCGAGCCGCTCACCCCGGGCGCGCTGCTCGCCGAGGAACGCCGCCTCTTCTACGTGGCCGCCACACGCGCGCGGGACCGTCTCGTCGTCACCGCCGTCAAGGCGCCCGCCGACGACGGCGACCAGCCCTCCCGTTTCCTCACCGAACTCGGCGTTGAACCGAAGGACGTCACCGGCCGCCCCCGCCGGCCCCTGTCGGTCGCCGCGCTGGTCGCCGAACTGCGCGCCACCACGGTCGACCCGCGCGTCTCCGCGCCCCTCAGGGAGGCGGCCGCCCGCCGTCTAGCCCGGCTGGCCGCGCTCGCCGACGAGGAGGGCCGGCCCCTGGCGCCCGCCGCCCACCCGTACCGCTGGTGGGGCATGTTCGAGCCGACCGAGAGCAAGGTGCCGCTGCGCGACCGCGAGCAGCCCGTCGTGCTCTCCGGCAGCGCTCTCGACCAGCTCGCCAACACCTGCGCCCTGCAGTGGTTCCTGGGCCGCGAGGTGAAGGCCGACGCGCCCGCCACGGCCGCCCAGGGCTTCGGCAACGTGGTGCACGTCCTCGCCGACGAGGTCGCCTCCGGGCACACCCCGGCCGACCTCGAGGTCCTCATGGAGCGCCTCGACTCCGTGTGGAACGCCCTCGCCTTCGACGCGCCGTGGAAGTCCACACAGGAGAAGGCGCACGCACGCGTGGCGCTCGAACGCTTCCTCCAGTGGCATGTGACGGACCGCATGGGCCGCACACCGGTCGCCAGTGAGCACGACTTCGACGTCACGCTCGAAGCGGGCGACTACGAGGTGCGCATCCGCGGCCAGATGGACCGCGTCGAGGCGGACGGCGACGGCCGCGCCTACGTCGTCGACTTCAAGACGGGCAAGCAGACGCCCACCGCGCGCGAGGTCCAGCGTCACCCCCAGCTCGCCGTCTACCAGCTCGCGGTCCGCGAGGGAGCCGTCGACGACGCCTTCGACGGGGTGCGCCCCGAACCGGGCGGCGCAGAACTCGTCCAACTGCGCCAGGGCGCCGCCAGGCGGGACGGCGGCGAAGCGCTGCCCAAGGTGCAGGCGCAGGAGCCGCTGGAAGGCGAATGGGTCGGCGAACTCCTCGCCACGGCCGCCGGCAAGGTCCTCGACGAGCGGTTCACCCCCACCGCCGGCCAGCAGTGCACCCACTGCGCGTTCCGCGCCTCGTGCAGCGCCCGGCCCGAAGGGCGTCACGTCGTCGAGTGA